A single region of the Longimicrobium sp. genome encodes:
- a CDS encoding ABC transporter ATP-binding protein, with amino-acid sequence MQLVIENLSKTYPNGTVALRDVSLTIPPGMFGLLGPNGAGKSTLMRILATLQDPDAGGSARLGGTDVLRDHEAVRRTLGYLPQEFGLYPKAGAQEMLDHFALLKGIVDRRERKAVVEALLRQTNLWEARYLRLGSFSGGMRQRFGIAVALIGNPRLIIVDEPTAGLDPAERARFLNLLAELGENAVVILSTHIVEDVSDLCRRMAVIVGGRILLEAEPAHAVESIRGRVWQRQVEREELPALEERHAVISTMLSGGRTLVHVYADERPDPSFEPVEPDLKDVYFTVIRGIPIPLAAGASGPAAPEAGDALVIESRVVLGGGRPAEAPRASGEAGAP; translated from the coding sequence ATGCAGCTCGTCATCGAAAACCTCTCCAAGACCTACCCCAACGGCACCGTCGCCCTGCGCGACGTCTCGCTCACGATCCCGCCGGGGATGTTCGGGCTCCTGGGGCCCAACGGGGCGGGGAAGAGCACGCTCATGCGCATCCTGGCCACGCTCCAGGACCCCGACGCGGGAGGGAGCGCGCGGCTCGGCGGCACCGACGTGCTGCGCGACCACGAGGCGGTGCGCCGCACGCTGGGCTACCTGCCGCAGGAGTTCGGGCTCTATCCCAAGGCCGGCGCGCAGGAGATGCTCGACCACTTCGCGCTGCTCAAGGGGATCGTGGACCGGCGCGAGCGGAAGGCGGTGGTGGAGGCGCTGCTCCGGCAGACCAACCTGTGGGAGGCGCGCTACCTCAGGCTGGGGAGCTTCTCGGGGGGGATGCGGCAGCGCTTCGGGATCGCCGTGGCGCTGATCGGCAACCCGCGGCTCATCATCGTCGACGAGCCCACGGCGGGGCTGGACCCGGCCGAGCGCGCCCGCTTCCTGAACCTGCTGGCCGAGCTGGGCGAGAACGCGGTGGTCATCCTCTCCACCCACATCGTGGAGGACGTGAGCGACCTCTGCCGGCGCATGGCGGTGATCGTGGGCGGGCGCATCCTGCTGGAGGCCGAGCCGGCGCACGCGGTGGAGTCGATCCGCGGCAGGGTCTGGCAGCGGCAGGTGGAGCGCGAGGAGCTGCCGGCGCTGGAAGAGCGGCACGCGGTGATCTCCACCATGCTCTCCGGCGGCCGCACCCTGGTGCACGTCTACGCGGACGAGCGGCCGGACCCCTCGTTCGAGCCGGTGGAGCCGGACCTCAAGGACGTCTACTTCACCGTCATCCGCGGCATCCCGATCCCCCTCGCGGCGGGAGCGTCCGGCCCCGCGGCGCCGGAGGCCGGCGACGCGCTGGTGATCGAGTCGCGCGTGGTGCTGGGCGGAGGGCGGCCGGCGGAGGCGCCCCGGGCGTCCGGCGAAGCGGGGGCGCCGTGA